A region from the Actinoplanes sp. OR16 genome encodes:
- a CDS encoding SDR family oxidoreductase yields MTAETVVITGAGGMGSAVARRIGSGRRIVLADAAPEHLDRAVAALEAEGHDVSGRVVDVGDQESVLALAAYAAAEGRLAAVVHTAGVSAATASIPQILRVDLAGTAYLIDAFAAVAVPGTAVVCVASMAGHYARLSAAEERALASEPASALLTLDVVRSAGPDAVSAYILAKRANQVRASAAALAYSRRGARINTLSPGVISTPMARAEQQSASGDHMMAMLEACGAGRTGTPAEVAEAVAFLAGPDARYITGTDLLLDGGQAAWIRWHRPS; encoded by the coding sequence ATGACTGCCGAAACCGTCGTGATCACCGGGGCCGGCGGAATGGGGAGCGCTGTGGCGCGGCGTATCGGCAGTGGCCGTCGGATCGTCCTCGCCGACGCCGCTCCTGAGCACCTGGACCGGGCCGTGGCCGCCCTCGAAGCCGAAGGCCACGACGTGTCCGGGCGGGTCGTGGACGTCGGTGACCAGGAATCCGTCCTGGCACTGGCCGCCTATGCCGCCGCTGAAGGCCGCCTGGCAGCCGTCGTCCACACCGCCGGAGTGTCCGCCGCGACCGCGTCGATCCCGCAGATCCTGCGTGTCGACCTGGCCGGAACCGCCTACCTGATCGACGCGTTCGCTGCCGTCGCGGTGCCCGGGACGGCGGTCGTCTGCGTGGCGAGCATGGCCGGCCACTACGCCCGGCTCTCCGCCGCCGAGGAACGCGCGCTGGCATCGGAGCCGGCATCCGCCCTGCTCACGCTGGACGTCGTGCGATCGGCCGGGCCGGATGCGGTGTCCGCCTACATCCTGGCGAAACGCGCCAACCAGGTCCGCGCGTCGGCGGCTGCCCTCGCCTACAGCCGGCGTGGCGCACGGATCAACACGCTCAGCCCCGGCGTGATCTCCACACCCATGGCGCGAGCGGAACAGCAGTCGGCGTCAGGCGATCACATGATGGCGATGCTGGAGGCCTGCGGCGCCGGCCGCACCGGAACCCCGGCCGAGGTCGCCGAGGCGGTGGCGTTCCTGGCCGGGCCTGATGCGCGCTACATCACCGGAACCGATCTGCTGCTCGACGGCGGGCAGGCCGCTTGGATCCGCTGGCACCGGCCGTCGTGA
- a CDS encoding LLM class flavin-dependent oxidoreductase: MSVEIGIASLSDRQPCTVDGRPTTEAGRTAEIIELGVQADRAGLDLIGVGEHHSRDFAVSSPAPILAAIAARTGRIRLTSAVTVLSVHDPIRVHQDFATLDVISGGRAEITVGRSAYPEPFALFGVDINRYEEIFAAKLESLLRLRSGSPETVPHPVQDPLPLWIGAGGSPASVARAGALGLPLILGYLGGSPDHLRRLTDLYRATGEQAGHGDRLRVGVAAHYFGAASEHEAAATYPHYHDFLRPKSPGGGGFVVSEQAFTEGRTLDRPLMIGTSEQVTEKLLHLHQAIGYDRLQLLADWGGLPQSQVHDSVHRLAGEIAPALRESAD; encoded by the coding sequence GTGAGTGTCGAGATCGGCATCGCATCCCTCTCCGACCGGCAGCCCTGCACCGTCGACGGCCGCCCGACGACCGAGGCCGGCCGCACCGCCGAGATCATCGAACTCGGCGTGCAGGCCGACCGCGCCGGGCTCGATCTCATCGGCGTCGGCGAGCACCACAGCCGCGACTTCGCCGTCTCGTCGCCCGCGCCGATCCTCGCCGCGATCGCCGCCCGTACCGGCCGGATTCGCCTGACCAGCGCCGTGACGGTCCTGTCCGTGCACGACCCGATCCGGGTGCACCAGGACTTCGCCACCCTGGATGTGATCAGCGGCGGCCGTGCCGAGATCACCGTGGGCCGCAGCGCCTACCCGGAGCCGTTCGCCCTGTTCGGCGTGGACATCAACCGGTACGAGGAGATCTTCGCGGCGAAGCTGGAGTCGCTCCTGCGCCTGCGATCCGGCAGCCCGGAGACGGTTCCGCACCCCGTCCAGGACCCGCTGCCGCTGTGGATCGGCGCGGGCGGCTCACCGGCAAGCGTGGCGCGGGCCGGCGCGCTGGGCCTGCCCTTGATCCTCGGCTACCTCGGTGGATCACCGGACCACCTGCGCCGCCTCACCGACCTCTACCGCGCCACCGGTGAGCAGGCCGGCCACGGCGACCGCCTGCGGGTCGGCGTCGCGGCACACTACTTCGGCGCCGCCTCCGAGCACGAGGCGGCCGCCACCTATCCGCACTATCACGACTTCCTGCGGCCCAAGTCCCCCGGCGGCGGCGGTTTCGTCGTCTCCGAGCAGGCCTTCACCGAGGGCCGCACCCTCGACCGCCCTCTGATGATCGGCACGTCCGAGCAGGTCACCGAGAAGCTCCTGCACCTCCACCAGGCCATCGGCTACGACCGCCTGCAACTGCTGGCGGATTGGGGCGGCCTCCCGCAGTCCCAGGTCCACGACTCCGTGCACCGCCTGGCCGGCGAGATCGCCCCGGCCCTGCGTGAGTCCGCCGACTGA
- a CDS encoding SUMF1/EgtB/PvdO family nonheme iron enzyme, translated as MTPDLRPRIQFGIWSDSPVAAEALQERLTEHGQQAVITNGDRDTLIECVVALTRDRPGTGQQAMLTSLANRATIMIAVETAAHSGGGWPRDVSLSWTGQNSDLTTLAADLMNLVRPTGLVFSRLPALLPTDSQPRADSREQLLEQLRGRVRPRVVPVSRALFDDLSGPGKAVSTLDYDLRRLARWTGHERSRSFVKLRLARPEDLTVSRTKPLSLDDVMSDPQTRPLVMLLGEPRSGKSVQLRYYDAHAAMRHIERQPDGPAVPLTFFVALADQPARPTISLDWLRQRWSAAVDVDRVWGFDQFLDDGGTVLLDGLNEGGLRGLEPEQWMSQWRDVIQELYERGAGKVVATCRTRDQAITMRVRDKAPTSVTILPLSREEIIAIATEHDVAMARRLAVALERDPLLVELYSSPVRLHAYLESGASWVATTSTRLFGAELSAAIVREWEQDNHHARLIPGALAGALETSARSNQDPWPTLGTIPLIRALGQLAKHLSLPVSPAGKAPLTMSPGDAGAFLARAIHRLDNSQVRPQDALETAKDLDILRLEGGKIRFVHPAMQHLFAAIGCTTEELVQLAFAEQERSQPAVGAPPSFAHHRYDELFQFAAQLTGVEVPDALLAVDPVLAARVFITIRGEAATETVRQRIITSLRDLLDTVFVPATRAGILAALGDLGWTLPSVGEGGQGATMFVPAKEWQLGKRHDPNSTHSERRTVALGGFRLSRFPVTNAEYAAFIKDGGYEDKSLWPFEGWIWRTRQRARERFVAAWRQRQVRLRQDHPAKTIHLLRTRAATPAEAAALVRFVTMSESEMYEYARALEEQPLAAPAFWHKKALRNPLQPVVGVSWFEANAFCAWLGRRLGAVVRLPSEDEWEAACLHSWDLTGTEQIGEPEQPGFGNTADLNWPATTPIGAFATRTQARRYLAVEMRGNIFEWVFDYYAAGDHGRRILKGGSWLHESWRAHPAYRGRGDVEAQNEDVGFRYVITEGPT; from the coding sequence ATGACGCCCGACCTCCGCCCGCGGATCCAGTTCGGCATCTGGAGCGACAGCCCGGTGGCCGCCGAAGCGCTCCAGGAACGCCTCACCGAGCACGGGCAGCAGGCGGTGATCACCAACGGCGACCGGGACACCCTGATCGAATGCGTCGTGGCGCTGACCCGCGACCGGCCCGGCACCGGCCAGCAGGCCATGCTGACCAGTCTCGCGAACCGGGCGACCATCATGATCGCCGTCGAGACGGCGGCCCACTCCGGCGGCGGCTGGCCGCGCGACGTCAGCCTGAGCTGGACCGGGCAGAACAGCGACCTCACGACGCTGGCAGCCGACCTGATGAACCTGGTCCGCCCGACCGGGCTGGTGTTCAGCCGGCTGCCGGCGCTGCTCCCCACCGACTCCCAGCCGCGAGCCGACAGTCGCGAACAGCTGCTCGAACAGCTGCGCGGCCGGGTCCGTCCCCGCGTCGTGCCGGTCTCCCGGGCGCTCTTCGACGACCTCAGCGGACCGGGCAAGGCAGTGAGCACCCTCGACTACGACCTGCGCCGGCTGGCCCGGTGGACCGGTCATGAACGCAGCCGGTCCTTCGTCAAGCTGCGGCTCGCCCGCCCCGAGGACCTCACCGTCTCCCGGACCAAGCCGCTCTCGCTCGACGACGTGATGAGCGACCCGCAGACCAGGCCGCTGGTGATGCTGCTCGGCGAGCCGCGGTCCGGCAAGAGCGTGCAGCTGCGCTACTACGACGCCCACGCCGCGATGCGCCACATCGAACGGCAGCCGGACGGCCCGGCCGTACCGCTGACCTTCTTCGTCGCCCTCGCCGACCAGCCGGCCCGGCCCACCATCTCCCTCGACTGGCTGCGGCAACGCTGGAGCGCCGCCGTCGACGTGGATCGGGTCTGGGGTTTCGACCAGTTCCTCGACGACGGCGGGACCGTCCTGCTCGACGGCCTCAACGAGGGCGGCCTGCGCGGCCTGGAGCCGGAACAGTGGATGTCGCAGTGGCGCGACGTGATCCAGGAGCTCTACGAGCGCGGGGCGGGAAAGGTCGTCGCCACCTGCCGTACCCGGGACCAGGCGATCACCATGCGGGTCCGGGACAAGGCGCCGACCTCGGTCACGATCCTCCCCCTCTCCCGGGAGGAGATCATCGCCATCGCGACCGAGCACGACGTGGCGATGGCCCGGCGGCTCGCCGTCGCGCTGGAACGGGACCCGCTGCTCGTCGAGTTGTACTCCAGCCCGGTCCGCCTGCACGCCTACCTCGAATCCGGCGCGTCCTGGGTGGCGACCACCAGCACCCGCCTGTTCGGGGCCGAGCTGTCGGCCGCGATCGTGCGCGAATGGGAGCAGGACAACCACCACGCCCGGCTCATCCCCGGCGCCCTGGCCGGCGCCCTGGAGACGAGCGCCCGCTCCAACCAGGACCCGTGGCCGACGCTCGGCACGATCCCGCTCATCCGGGCGCTCGGCCAGCTCGCGAAGCACCTGTCGCTCCCGGTGTCGCCGGCCGGGAAGGCCCCGCTCACCATGTCGCCGGGCGACGCCGGCGCATTCCTGGCCCGCGCGATCCACCGCCTCGACAACAGCCAGGTACGACCGCAGGACGCCCTGGAGACCGCGAAGGACCTGGACATCCTCCGGCTCGAAGGCGGGAAGATCCGGTTCGTCCACCCGGCCATGCAGCACCTGTTCGCCGCGATCGGCTGCACGACCGAGGAGCTCGTCCAGCTCGCGTTCGCCGAGCAGGAGCGGTCACAGCCCGCCGTCGGCGCCCCGCCGAGCTTCGCCCATCACCGGTACGACGAGCTGTTCCAGTTCGCCGCCCAGCTGACCGGTGTGGAGGTTCCCGACGCCCTGCTCGCCGTCGACCCGGTCCTCGCCGCCCGGGTCTTCATCACGATCCGGGGCGAGGCGGCCACCGAGACCGTCCGCCAGCGCATCATCACCAGCCTGCGGGACCTGCTCGACACGGTCTTCGTCCCGGCCACCCGTGCCGGGATACTCGCCGCCCTCGGCGATCTCGGCTGGACGCTGCCGTCCGTGGGTGAAGGTGGCCAGGGCGCCACGATGTTCGTACCGGCGAAGGAATGGCAGCTCGGCAAACGCCACGATCCGAACTCCACGCACAGCGAACGGCGGACCGTCGCCCTCGGCGGCTTCCGGCTCTCCCGCTTCCCCGTCACGAACGCCGAATACGCCGCCTTCATCAAAGACGGCGGCTACGAGGACAAGAGCCTGTGGCCGTTCGAAGGCTGGATCTGGCGCACCCGACAGCGCGCCCGCGAACGCTTCGTCGCCGCCTGGCGCCAACGCCAGGTGCGCCTGCGGCAGGATCACCCCGCCAAGACCATTCATTTGCTTCGTACGAGGGCAGCGACGCCGGCCGAGGCTGCCGCCCTCGTCCGGTTCGTCACCATGAGTGAAAGCGAGATGTACGAGTACGCGCGTGCCCTGGAAGAACAACCGCTCGCGGCGCCGGCGTTCTGGCACAAGAAGGCCCTGCGCAACCCGCTGCAACCGGTGGTCGGCGTCTCCTGGTTCGAGGCGAACGCGTTCTGCGCCTGGCTGGGCCGGCGGCTGGGCGCGGTCGTCCGGCTGCCCAGCGAGGACGAGTGGGAAGCCGCCTGCCTGCACTCCTGGGACCTGACCGGCACCGAGCAGATCGGCGAGCCGGAACAGCCCGGCTTCGGCAACACCGCCGACCTGAACTGGCCGGCCACCACGCCGATCGGCGCCTTCGCCACCCGCACCCAGGCACGCCGCTACCTGGCCGTCGAGATGCGCGGAAACATCTTCGAGTGGGTGTTCGACTACTACGCGGCGGGCGACCACGGTCGAAGGATTCTCAAGGGCGGCTCCTGGCTGCACGAAAGCTGGCGTGCGCATCCGGCGTATCGTGGCCGTGGGGATGTCGAAGCACAGAACGAGGACGTCGGATTCAGATACGTCATCACGGAGGGCCCGACATGA
- a CDS encoding class I fructose-bisphosphate aldolase: protein MHDGVGCRKRLRRLVPDNRPALWLPLDDGLISGPEDHLRDIRALLHRDILEHVTAVLGFRGAIAAAERELADTPVVMNLSASTTMAEHTHKAAVGSVRDAVFMGADAIACHVNMTSPFEADQLEMLGRRIEDAQPLGIPVVAFAYPRGRRPDGTDENYTDLRREEPEEFATLVRHCVRVAVELGASVVKTIYTGSEQTFRTVVDSAMGVPILIAGEKLADEEEAIEKARQAVLAGAHGVAYGRQIFARPDPLPFLRKLRSALDDQWPGAGHLPPSAGHATTINEVPSAILSPNPGPASNPNSRW from the coding sequence GTGCACGATGGGGTGGGCTGCCGCAAGCGACTGCGGCGGCTGGTTCCGGACAACCGGCCTGCGCTCTGGCTCCCGCTCGACGACGGCCTGATCTCCGGACCCGAAGATCACCTGCGTGACATCCGAGCACTGCTGCACCGCGACATTCTCGAACACGTCACCGCCGTGCTCGGCTTCCGCGGCGCGATCGCCGCCGCCGAACGCGAACTCGCCGACACCCCTGTCGTGATGAACCTGAGCGCCAGCACCACGATGGCCGAGCACACCCACAAGGCCGCCGTCGGCTCGGTACGCGACGCCGTCTTCATGGGCGCCGACGCCATCGCCTGCCACGTCAACATGACGTCACCGTTCGAGGCGGACCAGCTGGAGATGCTCGGCCGGCGCATCGAGGACGCCCAGCCCCTCGGCATCCCCGTCGTCGCGTTCGCCTACCCCCGTGGCCGCCGCCCGGACGGCACCGACGAGAACTACACCGATCTCCGCCGCGAAGAACCGGAAGAGTTCGCCACCCTGGTCCGGCACTGCGTCCGCGTAGCCGTCGAACTCGGCGCCTCAGTCGTCAAGACGATCTACACCGGCTCGGAGCAGACCTTCCGCACCGTCGTCGACTCCGCGATGGGCGTCCCGATCCTGATCGCCGGTGAGAAGCTCGCCGACGAGGAGGAAGCGATCGAGAAGGCCCGCCAGGCCGTACTCGCCGGCGCCCACGGCGTCGCCTACGGACGGCAGATCTTCGCCCGGCCCGACCCCCTCCCCTTCCTGCGTAAGCTCCGCAGCGCCCTGGACGATCAGTGGCCGGGGGCGGGCCACCTGCCACCCTCAGCCGGGCACGCCACCACGATCAACGAGGTTCCCAGCGCAATCCTGTCGCCGAACCCGGGCCCGGCGTCGAATCCGAACTCCCGCTGGTGA
- a CDS encoding macro domain-containing protein codes for MVPLRVIKGDATSPQASGPKIIAHVCNDIGGWGAGFVVAISRRWPEPERAFRQWHRERAGNDFGLGAVQLVQVLADTWVANMVGQRGIRTSRSAGVPVRYEAIDSGLAKLAVHAEDLRASVHMPRIGCGLAGGKWDRVEPMVVTHLSDRDIPTVVYDFD; via the coding sequence ATGGTGCCGCTGAGAGTCATCAAGGGCGACGCGACCAGCCCGCAGGCGTCCGGACCGAAGATCATCGCCCACGTCTGCAACGACATCGGGGGATGGGGCGCGGGCTTCGTCGTGGCGATCTCACGTCGCTGGCCGGAGCCGGAGCGGGCTTTCCGTCAGTGGCACCGGGAGCGCGCCGGCAACGACTTCGGGCTGGGCGCGGTTCAGCTGGTGCAGGTCCTCGCGGATACCTGGGTGGCCAACATGGTCGGTCAGCGGGGAATCCGCACGAGCCGGAGCGCCGGCGTGCCGGTCCGCTACGAGGCGATCGACTCCGGGCTGGCGAAGCTGGCGGTGCATGCGGAGGATTTGCGGGCGAGCGTCCACATGCCCCGGATCGGCTGTGGTCTGGCCGGCGGCAAGTGGGACCGCGTCGAGCCGATGGTCGTGACGCACTTGTCGGACCGCGATATCCCGACGGTCGTCTACGACTTCGACTGA
- a CDS encoding TetR/AcrR family transcriptional regulator, whose translation MSESKLRADAARNRQRVLAAAAEVFGELGIDVPMAAVARRAGVGIATLIRNFPTRGDLLAATFGDAMTGYADRAARAAGDPDPWTAFGDFITWVCAVPQRDRGFGEVLTRMFPEVEALEAERQRGLREFVRLVRRAKDAKVLRPDFSPHDLPLIMLAAGGVARPGVPALAEAADRLVAYFLQSCAAGGGTRLPAGPDPRALYRALESSS comes from the coding sequence ATGAGCGAGTCAAAGCTGCGCGCCGACGCCGCTCGCAACCGGCAGCGGGTGCTCGCTGCCGCTGCGGAGGTGTTCGGTGAACTCGGCATCGACGTACCGATGGCCGCAGTCGCCCGGAGGGCTGGAGTGGGGATCGCAACCCTGATCCGCAATTTCCCGACCCGGGGAGACCTGCTCGCGGCGACGTTCGGCGACGCGATGACCGGCTATGCGGACCGCGCCGCGCGAGCCGCCGGAGACCCCGATCCGTGGACGGCGTTCGGTGACTTCATCACCTGGGTCTGTGCCGTCCCGCAGCGTGATCGTGGATTCGGCGAGGTTCTCACCCGGATGTTCCCCGAGGTCGAGGCGTTGGAGGCGGAACGCCAGCGTGGCCTGCGCGAATTCGTCCGGCTGGTCCGGCGGGCGAAGGACGCGAAGGTGCTGCGCCCCGACTTCTCGCCGCACGACCTGCCGCTGATCATGCTGGCCGCCGGGGGAGTGGCGCGCCCGGGCGTGCCGGCGCTGGCCGAGGCGGCGGACCGGCTGGTCGCCTACTTCCTGCAGTCGTGCGCGGCGGGCGGCGGCACGCGACTACCCGCGGGCCCGGATCCGCGGGCGCTCTATCGCGCTCTGGAGAGTTCCTCGTAG
- a CDS encoding GlsB/YeaQ/YmgE family stress response membrane protein gives MDVQDYVAAIVFGALIGIAARAVLPGRQNIGVIPTVLIGMGAALAGTWASDRWNVHSDLHFTVTGRTFDWAVIGVQIGIAVVGVAIAALLVKAFSTDRVRD, from the coding sequence GTGGACGTCCAGGACTATGTAGCGGCGATCGTCTTCGGCGCACTGATCGGCATCGCGGCACGGGCCGTGCTCCCGGGTAGGCAGAACATCGGCGTCATCCCGACCGTACTGATCGGCATGGGCGCCGCGCTCGCAGGAACCTGGGCGTCCGACCGCTGGAACGTCCACAGCGACCTGCACTTCACCGTGACGGGCCGAACCTTCGACTGGGCGGTGATCGGCGTCCAGATCGGCATAGCCGTAGTGGGTGTCGCGATCGCAGCACTGCTGGTGAAGGCCTTCTCCACCGATCGCGTTCGCGACTGA
- a CDS encoding HAD hydrolase-like protein — MTAPHLDTVLLDLDGTLVDSADGILGSLRAALAERGLPEPAAGLGRELLGPPMYVTLPPLFGADEAAAIVGVYRRIYAESGWLRSTPYEGIDAMLRELVARGLRIAVATSKQEAAARLIVEKQGWAGLIEDVCGDTPDAARPTKESVIGEALSRLGSTHAVMVGDRRYDVAGAHRNGLGCIGAGWGYAEPGELIDAGASAVCATPADLVRHLGLPPVSLD, encoded by the coding sequence GTGACGGCACCTCATCTCGACACGGTCCTGCTGGATCTCGACGGCACCCTCGTCGACTCGGCGGACGGCATCCTCGGATCGCTCAGGGCGGCCCTGGCCGAACGCGGCCTGCCCGAACCCGCCGCCGGCCTGGGTCGGGAGCTGCTCGGACCGCCGATGTACGTGACCCTGCCTCCGCTCTTCGGCGCGGACGAGGCTGCGGCGATCGTCGGCGTGTACCGCCGGATCTACGCCGAGTCGGGCTGGCTGCGGAGCACCCCGTACGAGGGAATCGACGCCATGCTGCGCGAACTCGTGGCCCGCGGCTTGCGCATCGCCGTGGCCACCAGCAAACAGGAGGCGGCGGCCCGGCTGATCGTGGAGAAGCAGGGCTGGGCCGGGCTCATCGAGGACGTCTGCGGCGACACCCCGGACGCGGCCCGGCCCACGAAGGAGTCGGTGATCGGCGAAGCGCTCTCCCGCCTGGGCAGCACGCATGCGGTGATGGTCGGCGACCGCAGGTACGACGTGGCCGGCGCGCACCGGAACGGCCTCGGCTGCATCGGCGCCGGGTGGGGGTACGCCGAGCCGGGAGAACTCATCGACGCCGGCGCCTCGGCGGTCTGCGCGACCCCCGCGGATCTCGTCCGGCATCTGGGCCTGCCGCCCGTGTCACTTGACTAG
- a CDS encoding SDR family NAD(P)-dependent oxidoreductase, which yields MLVTGGTGTLGEAVVLAFAKAGHHTFFQYFRNDTAAARLTETLGATGFKIDFSGDFSLPVSDFDILINCAGINVSEDETHAVDIAAWDRMLRVNVTVPFLLSQLVLPGMLRRGWGRIVNIGSIYSLRGATRRAPYVASKHALSGLTKTLALESANTGVTCNEIRPSAVDSQMINRIAKIRSELRGTTVEDVLAEYRSMNPFGRMATAAEVASTVLFLAGPEAGFINGASIPVDGGQIV from the coding sequence GTGCTGGTCACCGGCGGCACGGGAACCCTCGGCGAGGCCGTCGTCCTCGCATTCGCCAAGGCCGGGCACCACACCTTCTTCCAATATTTCCGGAACGACACCGCCGCCGCGCGCCTGACCGAGACGCTCGGCGCGACCGGATTCAAGATCGATTTCTCGGGTGATTTCTCGCTGCCGGTCAGCGACTTCGACATTCTGATCAATTGCGCCGGCATCAACGTCTCGGAGGACGAGACGCACGCCGTCGACATCGCCGCGTGGGACCGGATGCTGCGCGTCAACGTGACGGTCCCCTTTCTGCTGTCCCAGCTGGTGCTCCCCGGCATGCTGCGCCGCGGCTGGGGACGCATCGTCAACATCGGGTCCATCTACAGCCTGCGCGGCGCCACCCGCCGAGCGCCCTATGTGGCCTCGAAGCACGCCCTGAGCGGCCTCACCAAAACCCTCGCGCTGGAATCCGCGAACACCGGCGTGACCTGCAACGAGATCCGCCCCAGCGCCGTCGATTCGCAAATGATCAATCGGATTGCGAAAATCAGATCAGAGCTGCGGGGTACGACCGTAGAGGACGTGCTCGCCGAATACCGCTCGATGAATCCCTTCGGGCGGATGGCGACCGCCGCGGAGGTGGCGTCGACGGTGCTGTTCCTGGCCGGTCCCGAGGCGGGATTCATCAACGGCGCCTCCATTCCCGTCGACGGCGGGCAGATCGTCTGA
- a CDS encoding LLM class F420-dependent oxidoreductase translates to MIWSQRLGTVGVWRSGRDLDGGLARAIQDLGYGTLWLGGSPSSDLRQAEELLDATSSLQIATGIVNIWSSEAAELADSWHRIEAKHPGRLLLGIGSGHREADPDRVRPVDAMARYLDVLDDRGVPAEARILSALGPRMLAMAAGRSAGTHPYLTIPAQSAEARQVLGEGALIAPEQTVVLDTDAEAARIKARKFLRLYLQLSNYTTSMLRGGFTEADIAGEGSDDLIDRIVVHGDAAALAAAVRAHLDAGADHVCVQVQPARSDIIATLRALAAELDLSAEQSGS, encoded by the coding sequence ATGATCTGGAGCCAGCGACTCGGAACCGTCGGCGTATGGCGTTCAGGCCGTGATCTCGATGGAGGTCTGGCCAGGGCGATTCAGGATCTCGGGTACGGGACTCTGTGGCTGGGCGGTTCTCCCAGCTCCGACCTGCGCCAAGCCGAGGAGCTGCTGGACGCCACGTCGTCGCTGCAGATCGCGACGGGGATCGTGAACATCTGGTCGTCGGAGGCCGCTGAGCTCGCCGATTCGTGGCACCGGATCGAGGCGAAGCACCCGGGGCGGCTGCTGCTGGGCATCGGCTCCGGCCACCGGGAGGCGGATCCGGATCGGGTACGGCCGGTGGACGCCATGGCCCGCTACCTGGACGTCCTCGACGACCGTGGCGTGCCGGCCGAGGCGCGCATCCTGTCGGCGCTGGGCCCGCGCATGCTCGCGATGGCGGCCGGACGCAGTGCGGGCACTCATCCTTATCTGACGATTCCGGCGCAGTCCGCGGAGGCGCGGCAGGTGCTCGGAGAGGGTGCGTTGATCGCCCCGGAGCAGACGGTGGTGCTCGACACCGATGCCGAGGCGGCGCGGATCAAGGCCCGGAAGTTCCTGCGGTTGTACCTCCAGTTGTCGAACTACACCACGTCGATGCTGCGGGGAGGCTTCACCGAGGCGGACATCGCCGGTGAGGGCAGCGACGACCTGATCGACCGGATCGTCGTCCACGGTGACGCGGCGGCGCTGGCCGCAGCGGTCCGGGCCCATCTCGACGCCGGCGCCGACCACGTCTGCGTCCAGGTCCAGCCGGCCCGCAGCGACATCATCGCCACGCTGCGAGCACTCGCCGCCGAGCTGGACCTCAGCGCCGAGCAGAGCGGCAGCTGA
- a CDS encoding rhodanese-like domain-containing protein has protein sequence MEVTEELTTQPPGVQALLDRARTGMLRLHPREAVEATARGALLIDTRTDVQRREQGDLPGGLVIDRTVLEWRLDPESPFRIPEATGYDLLVIVVCRQGYSSSLAAASLRELGLHRATDMIGGMEAWLTAGLPTHSGPVDIRR, from the coding sequence ATGGAGGTCACCGAGGAACTGACGACACAGCCGCCCGGCGTGCAGGCGCTGCTCGACCGCGCCCGGACCGGCATGCTGCGGTTGCATCCACGTGAGGCGGTGGAGGCCACGGCACGGGGCGCTCTGCTGATCGACACCCGGACCGACGTCCAGCGACGTGAGCAGGGCGATCTTCCCGGAGGGCTCGTCATCGATCGCACGGTTCTCGAGTGGCGCCTCGATCCGGAGTCGCCGTTTCGGATTCCGGAGGCCACCGGGTACGACCTCCTGGTGATCGTGGTCTGCAGGCAGGGGTACAGCTCCAGCCTCGCCGCGGCCAGTCTCCGCGAGCTGGGTCTGCACCGCGCGACCGACATGATCGGCGGGATGGAGGCGTGGCTCACCGCGGGGCTGCCGACACATTCCGGCCCGGTCGACATCCGCCGCTGA
- a CDS encoding CoA-binding protein — protein MSSYQDPLTIQRVLTTTRTIAIVGLSGNELRASYFVGYYLKRHGYRVIPVNPRESSILGEVSYPSLADVPVKIDLVNVFRAPDALPQIARDAVAVRAGALWTQFGVINQEGQDIASAAGLTVIVDRCLKVEHARYVGRMHWLGFNTQRITSVRGGLQ, from the coding sequence GTGAGTTCCTACCAGGATCCGCTCACCATCCAGCGGGTCCTCACCACCACGAGGACGATCGCGATCGTCGGCCTGTCCGGCAACGAGCTGCGGGCGAGCTACTTCGTCGGCTACTACCTCAAGCGGCACGGCTACCGGGTCATCCCGGTCAACCCGCGGGAGTCGTCGATTCTGGGCGAGGTGTCCTATCCGTCGCTGGCCGACGTACCGGTGAAGATCGATCTGGTGAACGTCTTCCGCGCGCCGGACGCCCTGCCACAGATCGCCCGGGACGCGGTGGCGGTGCGGGCGGGAGCGCTCTGGACCCAGTTCGGCGTGATCAACCAGGAGGGGCAGGACATCGCCTCGGCGGCCGGCCTCACCGTGATCGTCGACCGCTGCCTCAAGGTGGAACACGCCCGCTACGTCGGCCGGATGCACTGGCTCGGCTTCAACACCCAGCGGATCACCTCCGTACGAGGAGGTCTGCAATGA